GGCCTCGAGGCGGTCCGCGCGGTTCCTGGCCTGCGCTGGGCCGCATACTTCGGCGATCCCTGGGTGACGAACCCGATGATCAGGAGGATTGCTCCGGCCCGCATCCTCCATGCCCGTCTCGAGCGCAGGGTGGTGGAGGCTGCCGACATGCTGGTCTTCCCCTGCACCGAGATGAGGGACCTCACCCTGTCCGGATACCCGTCCTCGATCTCCGACAAGGCCAGGGTGGTCTCGCACGGCTACGAGGAGGCGCTGTATCCCGCTGCGGTGCCGCCCCGTGACGGGAAGCCGTTCATCGTGAGGCACCTCGGGAGCCTCTACGGCTCGCGGAGCCCGTCGGACCTCATCTCGGCCCTTGCGCTCATCGGTGACGGATCCCCCTCCCTGCTCGACACCCTGAGGTTCGAGTTCTACGGGCATTCCGCATCGGGAGGGGAGATCTCCGCGCTGCCTCCCGGGCTCGTGACGTTCCACCCCCAGGTCCCGTACCTGGAGAGCCTGGCCCTGATGTCCTCGGCCGACGCCCTGCTCGTCATAACGCCCTCCGAGGAGGAGTCGGGCGCCTTCCTGCCGTCGAAGCTCGTGGACTATGCCGGAGCGGGTCGCCCGGTGATCGGCATCTGCAGGCCCGGCGCCTGCGAGCGTCTGGTCGGGGGGCTGGGGGGATGGGTCTGCGGGACCGGGTCTCCCAGGTCGGTGGCCGACGGCCTCGCCTCGCTGACGAGGCACCTGGAATCGGCCGGGAACAGGAGGAATCCCTGGGGAGATCCCGCCGTCAGGGCGTCCCTGAGAGCGGAGGAGACCGGCAGGGTCTTCGGCGGCTTCCTGGAGGAGCTCTCGTGAAGAGGAAGGGGCACGCGGGGGATTCTCCGGGCGCGCCGGGGGGGGCGCCGCACAGGCATGTCGCCGTGACCTTCACGGGCAACGTGATCGCGTTCATCGCCGCGATGGCGGGGGGCATGATCACCGCCCGCGTGCTCGGCCCGGCCGGGAGGGGCACGTTCGCCCTCCTCCACACCACGCCCGACCTGATAGTGAGCTTCGTCCTCCTGGGCATCATCCAGACCAACGTCTGCTTCGTCTCGAACGGCATGCTGCCCGCAGGGAGGGCGCTCGCCGTCTCGGCCCGGGCGGCGCTGCTACAGACTCTGGCCGGGCTCGCCGTGTTCGCGGTGTTCGTGCTGGGCTTCCGCGGCCAGTTCTTCGGGGATTCCAGCGGACGGATGATCCTCCTCGCAGCCGCCCTCGTCCCCCTGGGCATCCTCCAGGCCCACTGGTCGTCGATCATGAGCGCGCTCAGGCTCTTCGGCCGCCTGGCCGTGATCCGCGCCCTTGCGCCGGTGCTGCTCGCGGCCCTGTACGCCATCCTCCTGGTGTGGCTGGGGCTGGGCGTCGGAGGCGGGATCGCGGCGGTGGTGGCCTCCACCCTGATCGTCACCGCCCTGATGCTTCTGGCGATCCGCCAGCAGCGTGACCCGGACGGAGCTTCGGGAGGGGATGGCGGCGCCCTCTGCGAAGGGTTCTGGAAGAGGTACCTGTCGTACGGGATCAAGCTGCACGCATCGGCCCTGGTCTGGTACCTGATAATCCGGATCGACATCTACATGATCAAGTCGATCCTGGACATCGAGTCCGTGGGATTCTACTCGCTGGCCTCGAGCCTGGCGGAGAAGCTGTGGCTGGTGTCGGCATCAGCCAACACGGTTCTCCTGCCATCGCTGGCCGCCGTGGCCGACCCCGTCGAAAGGGCGCGGCTGGCTGCGAAGGCCGCGCGCCAGCTCACCGTCGTCCTCCTCCCCTTCTTCCTGCTGGGCGCGGTGCTGGGCAGGCCGCTGGTCGTGCTCCTCTACGGGGCCGAGTTCGAGCCGGCGACTCTCCCCTTCATCATCCTCCTGGGCTCTACCCTAATGCAGGCGCACAGGTCGATGACGGCGAGCTTCTTCGAGAGTTCGAACCTGGCGCTGGTGAACGTGGCGACCCGCATCGCTGCCTTCGCGCTCAAGGTGGCGCTCAACCTGCTGCTGATCCCCGCCCTGCTGATGGAGGGCGCCGCCCTTGCCAGCCTGGCGGCCTATTCGTTCGAATGGCTGATCGGCACCGGCGTCTTCCTGCGCCGCACGGGCCTGCGCTGGCGCGAGGCGATACCCGGGCCGGGCGATCTCGCCGCGGTGCGAACGAAGACGGGCGACCTGCTGGGTGCGGTTCTGCCCTGGCCGAGGAGGCCGGGAGCGTGAAGCCCTCCTGGTGCTTCACGGGCGGAGGGGCCCGCGCCCTGGCCGGCCTCCCCGACGGAGGTTCCGAACGGCAGGTCGCGATCCTCTCGGCCGAGCTCGCGAGGCGCGGACATCCCGTGACCATCCTCGTCCCGGGCCCCGCGGAAGAGGGAACCGTCTCGGGTGTCGGGATCGTACGGGGCTGGGAGGCCGAGTCGGCCTGGCCGCGGGGGCTGAGGTTCTGGGCCGGCAGGCTGCCCTCCCTCAAGCGCGCCTTGCGGAAGCTCGATCCCGGAATCGTCTACACGAGGGGTTTTTCCGTCTTCGCGCCTTCGGTTGCAGGCGCCGCCCGAAGGCTCGGGGCGCCCTACCTCGCCGCCCTGG
This genomic window from Candidatus Fermentibacter sp. contains:
- a CDS encoding oligosaccharide flippase family protein — encoded protein: MKRKGHAGDSPGAPGGAPHRHVAVTFTGNVIAFIAAMAGGMITARVLGPAGRGTFALLHTTPDLIVSFVLLGIIQTNVCFVSNGMLPAGRALAVSARAALLQTLAGLAVFAVFVLGFRGQFFGDSSGRMILLAAALVPLGILQAHWSSIMSALRLFGRLAVIRALAPVLLAALYAILLVWLGLGVGGGIAAVVASTLIVTALMLLAIRQQRDPDGASGGDGGALCEGFWKRYLSYGIKLHASALVWYLIIRIDIYMIKSILDIESVGFYSLASSLAEKLWLVSASANTVLLPSLAAVADPVERARLAAKAARQLTVVLLPFFLLGAVLGRPLVVLLYGAEFEPATLPFIILLGSTLMQAHRSMTASFFESSNLALVNVATRIAAFALKVALNLLLIPALLMEGAALASLAAYSFEWLIGTGVFLRRTGLRWREAIPGPGDLAAVRTKTGDLLGAVLPWPRRPGA